The bacterium region GAGATGCCCATCGGCGTCCGGGCTGCGCTGGAGCACGTGATGGAGATGACCCGACTGAACACGGAGATCACCCTCAACCTCGCGATCAATTACGGGGGACGGAGCGAGATCGTCGAGGCGGCCAAGCGCATCGCCCACCGCGTGGCTCGGGGAGAGTTGTCGCTGGATGAGATCGATGAACACGTGCTCAAACAGCACCTGTTCACCCCCGACCTCCCGGATCCGGATCTCCTGATCCGGACCGGAGGGGAGCACCGGCTCAGCAACTTTCTCTTGTGGCAGGCCGCGTACACCGAACTCTACTTCACGGATATCCACTGGCCCGATTTTCAGAAGTTGGATCTCTTTGCGGCGATTCAGAGCTTTCAGACTCGGGAGCGGCGGTTTGGAGGCGTGGAACGTGGATAGCGTGCCCACCCCTGCGCGCCTTGCCGAGGGCATTCCGCAAGAGGCGCGGCGGGATACCGGCGCCCCCACATCCGGGGGTGACGGGCTGCCCGTCCGGCTCGCGACCGCCGCGATCGGAATGCCCTTGACCATCATCTTCGTCCTGCTCGGGACCCCCTGGCTCCTGTACGGCGTCGTCGCGGTGATCATCGTGGGGATCGCGGAGTTCTACCGCATGATCGAACGAGTTGGATACCGCCCGATCTGGGAGGCCGGCATGGCCGCGGGGATACTCTTTGCGTTGGAGGCCGCGTGGCCGCAGCCCTGGCAGAGCGCGGTCCTGCCCGCGCTCCTCGTGTACACGGTCGCGATCTATCTCCGGCGGGGCCGGCCCGAGCG contains the following coding sequences:
- a CDS encoding isoprenyl transferase, whose protein sequence is MASREEALRAALDRSRIPRHVAIIMDGNGRWAELRGLPRVDGHRAGRDALRRTVQAARECGVEVLTLYAFSTENWRRPREEVQALMALLVEAAEQEAQDLQRNGVRFLACGLLSEMPIGVRAALEHVMEMTRLNTEITLNLAINYGGRSEIVEAAKRIAHRVARGELSLDEIDEHVLKQHLFTPDLPDPDLLIRTGGEHRLSNFLLWQAAYTELYFTDIHWPDFQKLDLFAAIQSFQTRERRFGGVERG